The following are encoded in a window of Clostridium thermarum genomic DNA:
- a CDS encoding formate/nitrite transporter family protein yields MEKRMLKPAEICDEIIDVYEHKANYPILKSMILGILAGAFIALGGFAAAVSSHSIDNYGLSKLVSGAVFPVGLIMVLIAGADLFTGNILLTVPFTEGKIKLKMLLKNWTIIYLSNFIGALLVALLLYNAGALDGNSYKIGGYALKVAITKASISPMKALFSGILCNFLVCLAVWLSLAAKDIIGKVFAIWFPIMAFIVGGFEHSVANMYYFSIGFLAKNNVDYANSLHITQEKLDHINLQDVIFNNMIPVTIGNIIGGGILIGIGFWIAFKYTAKPKSINVERSSM; encoded by the coding sequence ATGGAAAAAAGAATGCTGAAACCTGCAGAAATCTGTGATGAAATAATAGATGTATACGAGCATAAGGCTAATTATCCAATTCTAAAATCTATGATATTAGGTATATTGGCAGGAGCCTTTATTGCTTTGGGCGGTTTTGCTGCTGCGGTTTCCTCCCACAGTATAGACAATTACGGTCTATCAAAACTAGTTTCAGGTGCGGTATTTCCAGTTGGTTTGATAATGGTATTAATAGCTGGAGCTGATCTTTTTACAGGAAACATCTTACTGACAGTTCCATTCACCGAAGGTAAAATAAAGTTAAAGATGCTTTTGAAAAATTGGACAATCATCTATCTCTCCAATTTTATTGGCGCCTTATTAGTAGCACTGTTATTGTATAATGCAGGGGCATTGGATGGTAACTCTTACAAAATAGGAGGGTACGCTTTAAAGGTTGCAATTACTAAAGCCAGTATAAGCCCGATGAAGGCACTGTTTAGTGGAATACTTTGTAACTTCCTAGTTTGCTTAGCAGTTTGGTTATCTTTAGCAGCAAAAGATATAATCGGGAAAGTTTTTGCAATTTGGTTTCCAATAATGGCCTTTATCGTTGGAGGATTTGAACACTCAGTAGCCAATATGTATTATTTCTCCATAGGATTTTTAGCAAAAAATAATGTAGACTACGCAAATAGCTTGCATATAACCCAAGAAAAGTTAGATCACATAAATTTGCAGGATGTTATCTTTAATAATATGATTCCCGTTACCATAGGCAATATAATTGGTGGGGGAATACTAATAGGAATAGGCTTTTGGATAGCTTTTAAATATACTGCAAAACCGAAGAGCATCAATGTAGAGCGAAGTTCAATGTAA